A part of Leptotrichia hongkongensis genomic DNA contains:
- a CDS encoding transketolase translates to MKIEDLQKEAKILRKDIIEMIYRAKSGHPGGSLSIADILAVLYWKEMNIDPKNPKMENRDRLVLSKGHAAPALYAALIEKGFLGDEGKSLIPTLRKWHSPLQGHPDMKKLAGVEMSTGSLGQGLSAANGMALSGKIYNNDYRVYTILGDGELQEGQIWEAAMTAAHYKLDNLVAIVDYNNLQIDGKVSDVMDVAPIGEKFKAFKWNVIEIDGHNYEEIINALDTARTVKGQPTVIVANTVKGKGVSFMENNAGFHGAAPNDEEYKKAMEELS, encoded by the coding sequence ATGAAAATTGAAGATTTGCAAAAAGAGGCAAAAATATTGAGAAAAGATATTATTGAGATGATTTACAGGGCAAAATCAGGACATCCGGGAGGTTCACTTTCGATTGCTGATATTCTGGCTGTGCTTTACTGGAAGGAAATGAATATTGACCCAAAAAATCCAAAAATGGAAAACAGAGACAGATTAGTTCTTAGTAAGGGACATGCTGCTCCTGCACTGTATGCAGCCTTGATTGAAAAAGGATTTTTAGGAGATGAAGGAAAGAGCCTTATTCCAACACTTAGAAAATGGCACTCTCCGCTTCAGGGACATCCTGACATGAAAAAACTGGCTGGAGTTGAAATGTCAACAGGTTCACTTGGGCAAGGACTGTCTGCAGCAAACGGAATGGCTTTGAGTGGAAAAATTTACAATAATGACTACAGAGTTTATACAATCTTAGGAGATGGAGAGCTTCAGGAAGGGCAAATTTGGGAAGCGGCTATGACTGCGGCACATTACAAGCTTGACAATTTAGTTGCGATAGTTGACTATAACAACTTGCAAATTGATGGAAAAGTTTCGGATGTAATGGATGTTGCTCCGATTGGAGAAAAGTTCAAGGCATTCAAATGGAATGTAATCGAGATTGACGGACACAATTATGAAGAAATCATAAATGCTCTTGACACAGCAAGAACAGTTAAAGGACAGCCGACAGTTATTGTTGCGAACACTGTAAAAGGAAAAGGTGTTTCGTTTATGGAAAATAACGCTGGATTCCACGGGGCTGCTCCAAATGATGAAGAATACAAGAAGGCAATGGAAGAATTGAGTTAA
- a CDS encoding transketolase family protein yields the protein MEKKSTRVAYGEALVKLGKVNKDVVVLEADLSKSTMTAYFKKEFPERHINVGIAEADMIGTAAGIATTGKIPFASTFAHFAAGRAFDQVRNSVAYPHLNVKICPTHAGVSLGEDGGSHQSVEDVALMRAIPGMVVLSPADAVETEKMVFAVAEYEGPVYVRLGRLNIPVLFDENYKFEIGKAATLREGNDVAILATGLMVSEALEAAKLLEEKGIKVRVVNVSTIKPLDTETVLKAAKECKFIVTSEEHSVIGGLGSAVSEYLSEVHPTKVVKHGIQDVFGQSADGETMLTNYGLRAKDIAEIVLKNM from the coding sequence ATGGAAAAAAAATCAACTAGAGTGGCTTATGGAGAAGCGTTAGTTAAATTGGGAAAAGTAAATAAAGATGTGGTGGTACTGGAAGCAGACTTGTCAAAATCAACAATGACTGCATATTTTAAAAAAGAGTTTCCAGAAAGACATATAAATGTTGGGATTGCAGAGGCTGATATGATTGGAACAGCGGCAGGTATTGCAACGACTGGGAAAATACCGTTTGCCTCAACTTTTGCACATTTTGCAGCTGGACGTGCCTTTGACCAGGTTAGAAACTCGGTGGCGTATCCGCATTTAAATGTCAAGATTTGTCCAACTCACGCAGGAGTTTCGTTAGGAGAGGATGGAGGTTCACACCAGTCAGTTGAGGATGTGGCATTAATGCGTGCAATTCCAGGAATGGTAGTGCTATCGCCAGCAGATGCAGTAGAAACAGAAAAAATGGTCTTTGCAGTGGCTGAATATGAAGGGCCTGTGTATGTAAGACTTGGAAGACTGAATATACCGGTATTATTTGATGAAAACTATAAATTTGAAATAGGAAAAGCTGCAACTTTGAGAGAAGGAAACGATGTAGCAATATTAGCGACTGGCCTTATGGTATCAGAAGCTCTTGAGGCGGCGAAATTACTGGAAGAAAAAGGGATAAAAGTAAGAGTGGTAAATGTTTCTACGATAAAGCCGTTAGACACAGAAACAGTTCTAAAAGCGGCAAAAGAATGTAAATTCATTGTAACAAGTGAAGAGCATTCTGTAATAGGAGGACTTGGAAGTGCAGTTTCAGAATATTTATCAGAAGTTCATCCGACAAAAGTTGTAAAACATGGAATACAGGATGTTTTTGGACAAAGTGCAGATGGAGAGACTATGCTTACGAATTATGGGCTTAGAGCGAAGGATATTGCGGAAATTGTTTTGAAAAATATGTAA